tgcttaaggttgtctgatatctctctcagattttcttcaatgtctttgattgttttttctttcttttttttgtctgcctgtgttatttcaaacagcccatcttcaagttcagggGTTCTCCaaattctgcaagcctgctggttaaactctccattgcgttttttatttcgctgaatgaattcttcagttcagcaagctctgctacattttttttcagggcaatgatttccttgtacatttcttctttcaggtcttgtatacttttcctcatttcattatgttgtgtagctgagttttcttgtatctcattcagtttccttagaattatcacttaaaattccttgtcagacatttcaagggcttcttgttctataggatctagagcttgagagttattatcctttggtggtgtactttcttgatttttcctctttctggtatcttttctttgatgtttattcattgcggcaggtggtttcacagtccacaggtttgacgctattgtctgactaagaagttgctggggttgccagtttgctatggctacctcagtgtctgctcagttggccactagtgccttgcaggTGTGTAGTTGCCTCaagtcttgggcctctccggggagccacctctctagtcAGCACGGACTCGGCtaggctgctgggtcacggggcagtaccgcagcgtgtgtggtctctgccgagcttccacctcccctgctggacgtctccctgttccgctcatactgggctgggctgctgagaTGCGCGGAGGCactgcagagtgtgtggtctctgcggagcttccacttcccctgctggacgtctccctgctccgtgcgtgctgggccgggcttgggatggagccaggtggcggtggtgaagcctacatGCTGGATCATGCAGTTGCAGCCCCACAGGACTGTGGTCTCTATGGAGCTTCCACCTCCACTGTTGGACGTCTCTCTGCTCTGTACGCACTGGGATTACGTGGCGGTGGTGTGGTCTCTGCGAAGCTTCCGCCTCCTcggctggacgtctccctgctctgcacgcactgggccgggctgctggatcgcgcaGCGGTGGCGTCATCCCTGCGGAgctcccgcctcccctgctggacgtctccctgctccgtgaGCACTGGgtcgggctgggaatggagccaggtggcagcggtaaagcctacctgctggatcgcgtggtggcggccccacagggtgtgtggtttctgtggagcctccgcctcccctccACGTTTCAGTTTAAACCAAGTTTTGGcacctgggaagtccaaagatgggtgagggccttcttcctggtggggacccTCTGCAGAGACCTGAggcagtgcagggtatcacataggtACAGGGCAAGAGCACATTAGtgtgcttcttcctctcctcGCAAAGCCACCATTGCCctagatgtttaattttttaagctaCCTTCCATTTCTCAGACTAAGCTATGCTTTATCAATAGCGGGTACCTGAAAGCTAATAAGCTTTTAAGACTACAGATAAAAAATTGACTTTTAACAGATGTCTAAATATCTTGCAGTTCTTGCCGGCATACATTTGGGACACACAGTGAAAAATGACAAGGTATGAACATGCTTGCTTTCTTAGGAATTCTGTACAGAGGATAAGTCTTCTCTGAAGGACTTGGCAACAAATGTGGTTGGGTACTGACTTGATCCCAAATCAGAGTAAGTGGTATTATTGAAGTAGGACCCGCAAGCTTATACTGAAGGATCTCTGAGATGGCAGGTCAGCAACATGTTATCCCCCTTCTGACTTGGGATGCTCCTCAAAAACCAATTTTTCATAGTCAAAAAAATGCCTATGCTCATAGAAAAATCTTTGGTCCTATCAAGAATCTAAAATCTATATCCTTATAGCAGGCTTTTCTTTGGGGTGTGAGGTGAGACAAATTAATATATCTGAGCaccaattttatttctgtaagagaGGAACCTATTTGGTTCCCTGTTTCCCCAGAGAATGACGACAGAAATTATTAAAACTTGGCATCATCTGCAGTTCCTAGGAATGCAGCTAGTAAAAAGCTCTCTGCTCTACTTCTAATTCCTATTTTTCAAGCCAAGACTATACATGTTTGTAGAGAGTTCCAAATCTTCTCCAGCTAGTACTTTGCCAAACTAGATAACTATCATAATTCTTCATTTTGCTAATAAGCCTCAAGCTGAGCCAGGGCAGCATTCCTTTGACTTCCTGACACAATGTGTTTAACTCAGTGAAAAGAGCACTTGAACTAGAGACCTGCAGCACACGCTGGCTCGGTGACTTATTGGTCTGGAACCGTACAAGACTACCTCCAtaagtctcaattttctcattgaCAAAAGAAGTCTCACTTACTGCAGTGTGGGAAGACAGAATGAGATACATTAGTGACTGTGTAAAACACCCAGCAGAGAGCTGCTGTCTGTCCTCTCTATACAGCCTTCTCTATTTCACCCCATGATTTCTCccatttcataatttcttttgTCCTGTCAGGACCACCTAAttcttccctgtttttttttctgtgttaatttattaaatatctcaAATGGACACTGAGATATCATTACTCTCCACAAGTAGTTTACACAGTCTGGGTTTTCCTATTGTTTCTAGAACAGTTCTTCAcaaagattatttatttaaatgactaATTACCAGTGTCCTTTACTATACAAGGGACCTTGATTTGGCTAGTTTTTCAGGACTCTGAATGCCATAGATGACTTATCTCCAGAAATAAGATAGAACCAGTTTGTTTCACACATACCAATACCCATGATAGAGGGATCACATCCAGATACAAAGTAGCCCACAATTCTTGCCAGTGGTGTGAGGTTATGTTTTTTAACAGCGTCTTCACTAGCTATGATAACAGCTCCAGCACCATCAGATATCccctggaaaacaaaaacagctgATTAAAGGGTAAAAAAATATAGCTAATCAAGGTTTGAACTAATGGAGCAGCATTAGAAATATGGCAGTAGATCAGAAACAATGGCATAATTTGGGATACAACAAATAGTACTATTGGTACTCAAGTGGATTAAGAGAATGGTTTTAGGTACAGAATATAGCCCCACTaaaggaaaataggaaagaatGTCAAGGAAAAGCTTATATTCAGATGCAGGTAGATGTAAGAAGAAATCTGATGAACCGCATACATGAGAGGGAAAAAGTATGAAAACCCCAAATAATAAACCAGGTAGATTTCCTTCCAACATATCTGAAAAGACTAAGACATCAGAAGAGCATTATATAAGGGTCACTAgctaaaatattttgtgttgGACTACGAATACCTAAATTAATAGAATATGAATACTACTAGTTTAAGCTAAATAACTGAAGACTAGTAATGAAAAGTATCTAAAAGATACTTCATAATTATTTTGCATTGAACACATCAGGAAGAGTTCAAGCTAGCCTGTGCGGTGACACCAACCGATGCATTCCCTGCGGTGACGGTTCCACCTTTCTTGAACACTGGAGGAAGCTGATGTAACTGTTCCAGGGTGGTTTGGGGCCGAGGGTGCTCATCTACTTgcattgtttgttttcctttccttgtctTCACTTCAATTGGTACCATTTCTTCATTAAAGTAGCCAGCATCATTAGCTGAAATAATAGAAAGACTtaacataagaataaaaaataaaaaaaagagagaaacaagaaaagaaaataaatgaaatatattcttcAATTTAATTTCTGATCTATTCTTTCCTCACAGTCCACCTTAAAATGAGCCTTTATTATTTATACAATTTACCTTCCCTACTGGACGATTTAACGGACTGTCATGTGTCTATGCAGATGCATTttgcacctttttaaaattataaatttgatttttttaaactgcaattgtttctttttatgaggTACTGCTAGACGTTAGCAGGTTTGTCTGTTAGCTACAGATGTTATGACCCTAAATATTTGGCTGTTTCTTTGAATCCttaaaaatatcctttgtaataaactggtCAACACAagtaagtgttttcctgagttctgtgagccgctcTAGCAAACTAACTGAACCCAGTGAGGGGACTGTGGGAACCCTAATTTATAGCTGGTTGTCAGATACTCTAGAGACCTgggcttgcaactggcatctgaagtagggggcagtcttggggactgagccctcaacctgtaggatctgatgctatctccaggtacgCAGCATCAGAGTTAATTGGAGGACACCTAGCTGGTGTCCGCTGAAGAATTGCTAGCCTGCTTGCAAGTGAGGAGAAGCCCCCACACatgtggtcacagaagtcagaagtctgtGTTGACTGTTGCTGAGTAAGAGTGCAGAGGGAAGTcagtgtgtgttttatttttccactctCTCTCACAGATGGCATcagctctatttcatttatctctctgAAATGAAGTGGACTTCATCCTCACTACTTgatatattttctagttttacaATTTTCACTTTGGTTTTCTTAATAGTTTCTATATCTTTGCTGAAATGTGAAAAAAGGACACTCAGTGGGTCTTTTCTAAACACATCATCTCTCCTTGTGATTATGATATAGCTCCTGGGGGAGGACATCCACTCTGTCCCAGCTGCCACAGTGCGCCATCTCCTCTCATAAAGTGTATCATATCCCTCAGCATGTTCTACTGACAACAGGATCAGTTCAGGACAAAATTCAAGTGTCCAGATAGGGTCAAGTAAGAATACCACttttaatattaacttatttcaaaagagaaattccCAGTTAATTTTGCAATAATTAATAGAATATCTGTTCATCTAAAAACgaaagaattatgaaaaaatgtGGTTTTCAAAGTTATGATTTTTAAACTAACATTATTACATGACCATTAGAATTTGAAATGATGGAAATCTTTCCTATACATATTTTTCCTATAGATATTGATATTTATCCAATTTCACTGACCAGCTTTCCACCTCTGCTGTGACTGCAAGGCATATTTGTCACAATCTTCTCTGCTTATTTTATGTTGTATAGCAAGATTCTCTGCAGTAAGTGCCATGGAGAGTTGGACATGTTCATCTGTTAATCCTGCCCACAAAGAATCTTCCAACTATTAAAAGACATTAATAACATAATTTGTTAAAGTGTTACCTTTTGAAAGTAAtatgctataatttatttaaatctaaataaCCAACAGTTctaataaacaaaagtaaaattagaCTTTCTGATAAACATTTGCTATTTACTATTCATATTTGGTTCTgggttatctttaaaaaacatccagtatttttaaaaacatccagTGTCACACAATAAAAGGCACACATTccttcttttattctctctctctctctaagtgTGGGGCTCTAACAAGAGCCAACAGTATTGAACATGTAGAGTGAACATGCAAGAAGTTATCctataattaaaaactaaatcCTCAAGGTTAcattttttataagaaaactgATTGTGTCCTCATGTGATGTTTTCCTGTAGCCACCTTTGTAAACCAGTCATGAGATCTATAGGAAAGAGTGTATTGGTGCTCCCTCTTCACCCCATGCCTTCAGGGACAGGAACCCCTGGTTCTATCAGTTACTATGAGGCTGAAAAGCACCTGGTTCAGGCTCCTTGAAAAAGATTATTATCCAAGTAGTTAGAGTCTCTAATAAGTGTGCCCCGTTTGCTGCCTCTTCACCTTTTGAGTCACTGAACCGTCTTTGTGAAGGATTTCTCAAATATATACAATGTCTACAATACTGCTAAAATACTCATAGTTTCCAAGTCTCACTCCTTTCAACTTCTAAAAAGGCCAATGTGAGAAACTGGGTAAATGGTGTAAGTTGATCATTACTACTggaaaaagctaaaaaatataaaacgtCAGCTCTTTCAGATGGGAAGGACAGTACAATATCATTCTTTATCAGTACTATCATTTTCATGTTGTAGCTCTCAAAGGTGGAAGGATcagtttttgtttgatttgggACAATGCAATCTATATTCAAAGACGAAGCTTTCTGAGATGAAGAAATCCATTCAATGGAGATTGCCCCAGAAATAAAACTTCCATAAGTCATGATAAAGATTTAATTACTTGGATTACTAATTATTTAGTAGAGAGATTAATGTACCTCTTTGCTTTTAACCCATCTCTTCCCTTCATCTTTCTCATGCATATGGCTGCTTACACGTGTTAATTCCACTAGAGGTGTGCTAAGATAAAGTCTAATTTTACATGGGTTAAAGAGTCAAAACTAACAACCAAAATTGGATTTTGAAATAGTTTACAAATCTCAAATCATTCATATCTTGCCAATCCCCCATTAACAAAATTGGTTTCAAAATTAGTTTTCTCTCCCCTAAAAAggtatgttatttaaaaattatttgtgtaatagtgtaagatataatttttagaaattttaacgGTTCCAACCTTGATATCTGATCCTAACTTGGTTCCAAAACGTATGTTTCTGACACAGTAGGGAGATTGGCTCATGTTTTCAGCTCCTCCACACAAGACAACTTCAGCATCTTTAGCACaaatttcctatttaaaaaaatacaaaaaataacaaaaaaccctTTCATTGTACCCAAAGTATGTATTAAATACACAGATTTTACAAATTAATGGTGATTCTAATAAATACTGTATTCTCACTTACAGTGTctcaaaagaaaatgctttttaaagtaaCTGTAAAGCAAAAGCTAAAGTATCCATTCCTAAGatgcagagggaaaaatactaaTAGACTTTAATCATTTATGCCTGAGAAACAGACTACCTACATTTTGGCTAATGGTAATCCTTAACTCAATAGAAATCTTGAAAATCAGCACAGATATTAATATCTAGCATACATAAAGCATATAATAAAGGACAAAactctttaaaaaggaaaaaaaagaaaaaaaaaaaaagacttatccTATTACTGGTTCTATCTGAAGGAGACCAAAGATTTACAAGAACTAGGTCAATCTCGGGGGCTCATAAAACGAAATCTCTTTCATTCTTCCAACTCTTTCCACTGTTTGCATTTCtcagaaaagaagcaaataataaGCCTCCAAGAACTTGATGTTTAAAATTATTGCTAGGAAAATCAGGGTCACTAAGATATATTGTTATAGAAACAAATTAGtgtgaaaataatttattcattaaaattgaCCTGTGCATCTTACTTTATTTTGTAATACAATGAAGACTTTAATGAATAAAATTGGATTTCAATGTATTTTCTTCCTGTGATCAAGGGAACAAACTTATCTGCCCAACTGTCCTTTAGAAAGGTCATATTAGTTTGTACTTCTGCCAACAGAATCATTCAGTTcctttataacagaatacatattCTAATCATCCCCTAAATTCTTCAACTCTCCTCCTTGCCTCACAgtctttatttagtttttcaaaCTGTCCCACAGGTAACCCttacagacctgggttcaaattctgcttCTATGACTTAGTAACCTAGATGCTTTTAGTagtcattttcctcatctgtaaagtgggaataataataataatagctcttGCTTCACAGGAtggttgtaaagattaaatgaaatattgaatGTAAATCTAGCACTGTGCCTGACACTTAGTAAAGAGACTAGTCATaattagctttttttaaaaaaaaattgtgataaaatatacataacgtaATGTTTACCATTTTAAAAGAGTTCTGGGGGTGGATGGTAGTAATGGTTGCAGTACAATGTGattgtacttaatgtcactgaactgtacactgtacacttttcatcttacaaaactgaaactctatacccgtTAAACACTAAAGTCCCCTTCTCtactcccccagcccctggaagccatcattctactttctgtctctttgaatctgactactctaggtacctgtgatattataatttgtatattttggtttttatccaCAGTTCCTGGCTTGTTCTAACCTTCCCCTGCCTTCTACCTTGGAGCTGGTCATAAAGAAACTctctgggggctggctggttagttcagttggttagagtgtggtactgatgacatcaggtccagggttctatccctttATCGGCCAGCCCTCCCTCCTTGCccaccaaaaaaaggaaattctgacctaccttgtctgattatAGGTCATAAGGTTCCCATTTCAAAAGGGGTCCTGCCCCAAACCTGGGAGCAAGGAGTGCTGTGCAGAGAGGctaagaagaatctgaacaaacaggccctGCTGGGGTTCCCCACTTAGTCTATTAGTATTAGATcacaccctttttgtccaatcaaatttctacacagttgtccatgcttcaTTCATGCCCATGtgatgaagcttccataaaaacccaagagcacagggttcagggagcttccagacagctgaacacatggaggttcctggagggtggctcTCCAGgaaagggcatggaagctccaagTCCCTTCTCCCATACCTTGTCCTATGCATCCTTTaatctgtatcttttgtaatatcctttataataaactagtaAACATATgtacatgtttccctgagttctgtgagctgctcagcaaATCAACCCAACCTGAGGagagggttgtgggaaccccaatttatagctagttggtcagaagttccagaagcgtaggcttgcaactggcatctgaagcaggaggcagtcttggggactgtgccctcaacctgtgggatctgacactatcccCTGGTAAATGGCATTAGAACTGAAGTAGAAGACACCCAGCTGGTATCCACTGGAGAAGTGCTTGCTTGCTCAcctgcttgctggtggggagaagtcTGTCCTCTGCGACTGTGATTATACTGTAAGAGCAGAGGGAGAAcagtgtgtgtacgtgtgtgtgtgtgtgtgtttcctctcTCACTGCCTCAcaaaagtggaatcatatagtatttatccttttgtgacaGGCTTCACTTCAGGGTTCAATAACTTTAAGAAACTATTTCTTCCTGTGaatatttttccaagaaaaatcaaatattaacCTCTCGTAACAGACACCACAAAATACAAAACTTAAAAGTAATATATTAGAAGCAGGGTATTTCTTCTAATAACTATTAACCTATATtcagagaagtaaataaaatattgtccATACCTGACATCCATTCACAATGGACTGGAAACCAGAGCCACAGAGCCTATTAACAGTGAGAGACGGGGTCTCTTTAGGGATTCCCACACGCAAACCAACATGCCTTGCCAAGTATATAGCATCTGAAGCAGactggaacagagagagagaaaagaaaaaccatttcCTCTACAAACGCAGGAATTAAGAACAAgcaaaaaatacatggaaatggtGGCAATCTATCAAAAATGATAAACTATACGGCTCTAAGGTAGGACACAATGCAGATAGGTACAGAATATGCTATATAATATGTGtttataatttcaataaaaactgTAATTTGGTTAACTGTTTTTTCCCCCattgttttattgtggtaaaatacacataacataaaatttaccatcttatccagttttaagtatacagtttagTGGTATTAAATATGAGTACCTTTGTAGTGTTGTACAAGCacaatcaattgatttttaagcATACAAAGTACACGTGATACTTAGAGAGATCCTTATATTAAGTCCTCAAATATAagacagaaatttaaaacaattagagCTGTTTAAAAACAGAGTAAGCTATTTGAAAGTACCTATATTCCTTAAAGGAATTAGTATCCCAGGCTGTGGTTTTCAGTCTTGGGTGCAGGCTGGAAGAATCCAGGAAGCTTTATTAACATGCTTATGCTCAAGCTCCTAATCAAACCAATTAAAATCAGAGAGGCTGGAAGCGGGGCCtggaaaattactttaaaaagcatcccaggtaattctaatgtgaAACAGGCTGAGAACTGCAGACTTAGGAGACAGAAGAACAACTGGTCAGGAAAAGGGATTGGACTAGACCACTGCTTCCCAAACTATGAAAAGCACACTACAGCATCTTGTTGAAATGTAGGTTCTAAATCAAGAGGTCTAGGGCTGCCTGAGATTGTGCTTTTCTAACCATTTTCCTGGTAAAGGTGATGCTGGAAGAGCTTAGTACAGGAGGAAGAACACAGATCTGGAAGTTAGGAGATCTGCAGTCTAGCTCAGTATTGCTTCAGACCACCTGTGTCAAACtgggcaagttttttttttttttttggggggggggggcaggtggctggctggtaaggagatctgaacccttgaccttggtgtttaacacagtgctctaaccaactgagctaatcagcaaGCCCATACTGGGCAAGTCTTTGAAACCTCTGGAGGTTTCCTCACGTGGTAAGAGGTCTGGAATTCTACAAAATCTCTAGGGTTGCTTCTGACTCTTTAACATTCCATAAATCTTACTTAGAACTTATAATTCTtccttattataaagctattttcATGTATTAGAATTTCTTAGAACAGAATACAGTAATACCATCAACACCAAGAATTTTAACGCCTCTCACAGCAGTGAGGACATAAATATGCAAATTCTAAATATAGTTGATCCTAACTATTCATGGGGAttccatatttgcaaattcaCCAACTCACTAAATTTTATATTGTAACCCCCAAATCAGTGCTTTTAGCACTTTCACATTCATTTGCAGACATCTGTAGAGTGGTGAAAAATTTGAGTCGCCCAATGCACACATTCCCAATTGAGGCTAACTAGGCAATGCTCTGCCCTCTTGTTTTAGCTTTCATACTATAAACAAGTGTCCTTCTTGAAGTCTTTCGAATGCCatgttctttgcatttttgtggtttttgttggtcattttgctgtttaaaatggcccccaagcataatgctgaagtgctgtctagtatTCCTAAAGTACAAGAAGGCAGTGATGTGCCTCACAGAAAAAATATGTACTACATAAACTTCATTCAAGCATGAGTTATGCTGTTGGTTATGTGCTTAATGTTAATAAATCAACAACCTACATTACATAAGGTGttctgaaacaaaaacaaacataaaacaaggttatgtatcaACAggttaataaaaatgttctgaccAAAGGCTTGCAGGAAACTAACCCTGTTTGTCCCCAGGGAGCACGATTTACTAGGACTAGCCTGCACTAGGCCTCAGCTGACCAGATCAAACCAGAATGCAGTCGCTTATGCCATATGATTAAACTGAACTTTGAAAGGATCCAGTTTTCAAGAAAACAGGAGATTCCAGTCAACCTGAATCGACAtaataaggaagtcccctctgttTTAACCctataaggaaagtaactttgaaacgaCCAATCTGCTTTgtgttctctgtttctgctttcttcagtccttttctgcttataaagccaacctcctctgctcagctcaatGGAACACTCATTCTGATTTATAGAATAAGGtattgcctgattctagaattgcaaataaaagccaattagatctttaaactaaatttgttgtaattttgtcttttgacagaaTTCCATGATTCTATGTTCAATGTTCATGGCAACTatatagaacataactaccatGAGTAACGAGACTCAACTCTTCTATAAACagctgtatgccaacaaattagataacttagatgaaagggacaaattcctagaaagacacaaactactgaaactgcttcaagaagaaatagatagtTTGAACAAATCTATAACAAGTGAAGACattaaattagtaattttaaaattacccaTAGAAAAGTCCAGACTGGCTTCATTtaaaccaaacatttaaagaagaattaataccaattattcacaaactcttccgagaaatagaagaggaaggaTCACTTCTCAACTTTTTATGAAGTCagttatcctgataccaaaacctgacaaaaacatatgaaaacTACTGATCAAGACACAGCCCAGCTGCCACCGAGGTGAGCTGAGACTCTTGCAGCACTGGGGCCCAGTCCAAGGCCCCAGGGAGAAGGGAAGCACCCACAGTccagcagctgccaaggtgagccaagacccacgtggcactggggctcagtctaaggccggGAAGGAAgtgcccacagcccagcagccactgaggtgagccaagactcacatggcaccagggctcatTCGAAGGCCCCAGGGGGAAGGGAAGCACCCATAGTCCAGCAGGCACCGATGTGAGCCAAAACCTGCATAGCACCAGAggctcagtctatggccacagaaagctagaacaggagccaaggtggtataatatagacaccaccacaccttctgtcaccacaaggacagttcaccatcacagcagcagccagggccacactacaggcaacctgccactcacttgactacattgatataagaagagtcactagtagagcctgcaaatagaggaggaaatctttatcctcatagccaaacccagagcaacagaagaagcaagtcctctacgagatgaccaaacatcaatgaaaatatACTAGaattacaaacaaacaagaagatatgacactaccaaaggaatacagtaatccTTAAATTCctcatagaacagggaatcctcaaaatattcagaaaggaattctaagcaatgatcttaagaaagctagaagaaataaaagaagactcaattagaaca
Above is a window of Cynocephalus volans isolate mCynVol1 chromosome 13, mCynVol1.pri, whole genome shotgun sequence DNA encoding:
- the ACAA2 gene encoding 3-ketoacyl-CoA thiolase, mitochondrial, which translates into the protein MALLRGVFIVAAKRTPFGAFGGLLKDFTATDLNEFAAKAALSAGKVSPEMVDSVIVGNVIQSASDAIYLARHVGLRVGIPKETPSLTVNRLCGSGFQSIVNGCQEICAKDAEVVLCGGAENMSQSPYCVRNIRFGTKLGSDIKLEDSLWAGLTDEHVQLSMALTAENLAIQHKISREDCDKYALQSQQRWKAANDAGYFNEEMVPIEVKTRKGKQTMQVDEHPRPQTTLEQLHQLPPVFKKGGTVTAGNASGISDGAGAVIIASEDAVKKHNLTPLARIVGYFVSGCDPSIMGIGPVPAINGALKKTGLTLKDMDLVEVNEAFAPQYLAVQKSMDLDPSKTNVNGGAIALGHPLGGSGSRITTHLVYELRRRGGKYAVGSACIGGGQGIAVIIQNTA